From the genome of uncultured Methanobrevibacter sp.:
CCAAAAATGGTGTAACATTATATGTGTTGCCTGAATTTAAATCAAAGCCTTATGTAAATATGACTTTAGATATAATGAGAAAATTCGGTGTTAGAACACTAAGTGGATATTATCTAAAGCATGATGAATGCGATAAACAACATCAAGGTTGCAGAATTGATGAATTTAAGGTTAAAAAACAGTCTTATTTAGCTTGTGATTATACTGTAGAAGGTGATTATTCATCAGCATCTTATCTTTTAGCTTTAATTGCCATAAATGGTGGAAAAGCCAAAATTAAGAACTTGTTTAGGGATTCAAAACAGGGTGATAAATACATTTTGGAAATCCTGCAGAATATGGGTGCTACAATTATCCGTGGTGAGGATTATGTTGAAATTGCATCAAATGGTGATTTAAAAGCTATTGATGTTGATTTATCAAATGCTCCTGATTTATTGATAACTGTGGCAGTACTTGCGGCAATGGCTCAAGGAACTACCAATATTACTGGTGTGGCTCATGCAAGAGTAAAGGAAACTGATAGAATTGACACTACTTGCCGTGAACTTGAAAAACTGGGCTGTGTTCTTGAAGAGCATGAGGATGGAATGACCATAACTGGTGGCGTTGAATCAGGTGTTGTGGATTCTCATGGAGATCATCGTTTAGCTATGGCATTTTCATTAATCGGTCTCAAGCATGACATAAAGATTACTGATGGAGAAGTCTTTGATGTGTCTTTTCCTAATTTTATTGAAAGTATGGCTGAACTTGGATTTGAATTGGAGTTAGAAAATGAATAAAGAGGAAAGGGTAATTGAACTTATCAATCAATTGGAAAATACTTTTGAGATTAGAACATTTTTGGACCATGACCCTTATAAGGTATTGGTCAGAACAATTTTATCCCAAAGAACAAGGGATGAAAATACAGATCAAGCTACTAATAATCTATTTGAGAAGTATCCAGATATTTATGCAGTGGTTGATGCCCCAATTGATGACGTTAAAGAGTTAATAAGGCCGGCTGGATTTTATAATGTTAAAGCTGCAAGGATACAGGAAGTTTCACAAATCTTGATTGACCAGTATGGTGGGGAAGTTCCGGATACTGTTGATGAGCTTGTTAAGCTTCCAGGTGTTGGTCGTAAAACAGCTAATTGTGTTATGGTTTTTGCCTTTGAACTTCCGGCAATTCCCGTTGACACTCATGTTCACAGAATATCTAATCGTTTGGGATTGGTTGACACAAAAGATCCTGAAGATACTGAAGTTGAATTATGCAAAATCGCTCCTGAGGATTTATGGATTAAACTGAATGATTTGATGGTTCAATTTGGTCAAAATATCTGCAAGCCGATTGGTCCTCAGTGCGAGATTTGCCCCTGTACTGAAATCTGCGATTATTACAAATATAATATTTGATTTTTTCAACTTATTTTTTTTAGTTATACCAAAACATTTATTAAGTAAAACAATGTTATATAACAATAGTTATAATAACATCTGTTATATAACTTCAAAATAACCCTTTTAATATACCATTAAAAACAATTAATATAATAGGAGAATGAAAATTATGGCAAATATACCAGAATTAAAAAGAGGAGTATTGGATAGCATTACTGATGCTATTGGAAACACTCCAATCGTAAGATTAAATAATTTAACCGAAGGATTAGAAGCAGAAGTTGACGTAAAAATTGAATCATTTAACCCAACAGGAAGTGTAAAAGACCGTGTTGCAGTTGCAATGATTGAAGATGCAGAAGAAAAAGGTTCACTTAAACCTGGTGCAACCATAATTGAGCCAACCAGTGGAAACACAGGTATTGGTCTCGCATTTGCAGCGGCTGCAAAAGGTTATAAATTAATTTTAACCATGCCTGACACCATGTCTATTGAAAGAAGAAAGTTCCTAAGTGTTTTAGGGGCTGAACTTGTTTTAACTCCTGGTTCTGAAGGAATGGGTGGAGCTATTGCAAAAGCAAAAGAACTCAATGAAGAAACTGAAGGATCAATCATTTTAGGCCAATTCGACAACCCTGCAAACGTTAAAATCCATGCTGAAACCACTGCTCAGGAAATCCTAAGGGACACTGAAGGCAAAGTTGACATTGTTATCGGCGGTGTAGGTACTGGAGGTACAATCACTGGAATTGGTAAAGTTTTAAAAGATGCTGTTCCAGGCGTAAAAATTGTTGCAGTTGAACCAAAAGATTCTCAAACTTTAGGAAAAGGAGAAAAAGGGCCTCACAAAATTCAGGGAATCGGTGCAGGATTTGTACCTTCAATCTATGATGCAAGCGTAATTGATGAAATAATTCCTGTTGAAAATGAAGATGCTGGAAATACTTTACTTGCACTTGCTAAAGAGGAAGGTATATTTTCCGGTATTTCGTCTGGAGCTGCAACTTGGGCAGCATTGGATTTGGCTAAAAAAGAAGAAAATAAAGGTAAAAGGATAATTGCTATTTTACCGGATAACGGTGAAAGATATCTCTCTGTAGACTGGTTATTTGATTAAGAATAACTATTTATACTATATGTTATATTATATAATATTATAAAATTTGGAGATTTCAAATGTTCGATGGTTTAAGGAGTGAAATTCAAGCTGTTAAAGATAAAGACCCTGCAGCACGTTCTACATTGGAAATATTTTTGTGCTATCCAGGTTTTTATGCCTTGATATTTCATAGAGTAAGTCACTGGTTATGGAACCACTCCCTTAAACTTCTTGCCCGTATGAATTCCAATTTGGCCAGATTCATTACTGGAATTGAAATTCATCCTGGAGCAACATTTGGAAAAAGAGTTTTCATTGACCATGGAATGGGTGTTGTTGTTGGTGAAACAGCTATTGTTGGTGATGATGTATTAATCTATCAGGGAGTAATCCTTGGTGGTACTAGTACTGAAAAAACAAAGAGACATCCTACCATTGAAGATGGAGTGATTATTGGAGCCGGTGCTAAAGTAATGGGTAACATTACTATTGGAAAATATTCTAAAATCGGTACTGGTGCAGTCGTTTTGAAGGATGTTCCTCCAGAATCCACATGTGTGGGAGTTCCAGGTCGCATAGTCAAGCATAAAGGTGTACGCAAGAAAGTTGACCTTGACCACGATAAACTTCCAGACCCTGTTGCTGATGCATTGAGGACACTTGAAAAGCATCTTCAAGACAATGATAAACGCTTTGAGATTTTATTTGAAAAACATGGAATTTGTTTAACTGAAGATATCAGAGATGAACAAGAAGATCTCGAGGATCTGTTTAAAAAATAGAAGGGATTTTTATGAAACCACCTTGTGAAATTGTAGTATGGTATGTAATACCGGCAATTAGATCTGAACTAGCAAAAGAACTTTTAAACTTAGGAATGAAACAAAAGGATGTTTCTGAGCTTATGGACATAACCCAACCTGCAGTATCTCAATATATTACTGATAAGAGAGGTAGTGGAATTAAGCTTGATGATAATGTAAGGAGCATGATTCATGAATTTGCTCGTGAATTATCTGAAGGTGAAGCTACCAAAGCAGATTTAATTCCAAGAACCTGTAAAATTTGTAAAAACGTGAGAACTATTGATGTATTGGAACAACTTGACATTGATAAATCTGAACTTGGTGATGATTGTAAAAGTTGTATTGGTTCCGAACTTGAAGCTAAGTAAATTTGTAAAATATTGGAAAAAATAGTAAACTTTATAAACTATTAATTACCAATATTTTATTATCCTATTAATTTTAGTGGCAAGTTTACCGAGTGGCTTAGGTGTGTGGCTGCAGACCATAATACGGGGGTTCAAGTCCCTCACTTGCCTTTTACAATTACTATTTTTTTGAGGTTATTTTTATGGACGTCTATTCAACTTTAACTCGCAGTAAAGAGGATTTTGTAACTATTAATAAAAACAGAGTTAACTTATTTGTATGCGGTCCAACTGTTTATGATGATGCACACATTGGACATGGAAGGACATACATTTCTTTTGATACAATTAAAAGATATTTGGAATACAGTGGATATGCAGTATTTTACATTCAAAACATTACTGACATTGATGATAAGATTATTAACAGATCAAAAGAAAGTGGAATTCCGGCACATGAGTTAGCCAGAAAATTTGAAAGAAGATATATTGAAGACATGAACAAATTAAATGTCAACGGTGTTAATTTATTTGCAAGAGCAACTGATCATGTTGATGAAATATTGGATCAAATTCAAAGATTGATTGATAAAGGATTCGCTTATGAAACCGAAGATGGGGTTTACTTTGAAATTGAAAAATTCCCTGAATTTGGTAAATTATCCAACAGAAATATTGAAGAGCTGGAATCTCACAGAGATTTGGCAGATACAACCAAGAAAAATCCGCAGGACTTTGCGCTTTGGAAAAAACGTGAAGGTGTAGATGAACCTACCTGGCCGTCCCCATGGGGTGACGGAAGACCTGGATGGCACATTGAAGATACAGCAATTACTGAATACTACTTTGGACCACAGTATGATGCACACGGCGGAGGTCTTGACTTGATTTTCCCACACCACGAAGCTGAAATTACTCAAATGGAAGCTGTAAGTGGAAAAGCACCTATGGTAAAGTTCTGGTTGCATACTGGATTTTTAAACGTTAATGGAGAAAAAATGTCAAAATCACTCAATAACTTCATTACTATCCGTGAATTATTGAAAGACTATGCTCCTGAAACATTCAGATTCTTCGTACTTTCAACCCACTACAGAAGTCCAATTGACTTTTCAAAGGATTCACTTCACCAATCTGAAAAAAGTTTGGACAGAATCAGGAAATACTATGAGCTTTTAGATGTTGAAGTGGGAGATGAATCTTATGAATCAGATGTGTTGGCTCATCACAAGAAAGAATTCTTTGACAGCATGGACGATGACTTTAATACTCCAAAAGCTATTGCATCAATCTTTGGTTTAATCAATGATACCAAAAACGAGTTAGACTCATTATCAGATGATGATAAGAAAGCTATTAAATCATTCCTTGATGATGCTGCACATATTTTTGGTGTAAGCTTCGAACTTGAAGATGTAAATGCCGGATCTGATGATTTGCTTGATTTGATTTCAGAAGTAAGATCAGAACTAAGGGCTAATAAGCAATATGATTTATCTGATAAAATTCGTGACAGTTTACAATCTTTAGGCTATGAAATTAATGATTAAGGAGATTTTTTCTCCTTTTTTTTCAAAACATGATGTAAATTATTTTTAACATTTCAGAACAATATTTTTTTTGTTTTGACTATTTTATTGGTTATAATAATAGTAAATGTTTAATTGATATTAATTAGCACATATTCGCATTTTGCTTCGTTTCTCATAGGCCATCCCCATCCAGTTAAACCGGACGATACAATTTGTTTCATGTCTTTAATTTCATACTCTCCATAGTTTAAACGGCCTGATAAATCATATATCATTCCATAAGGAAATACTTGTCCACCATGTGTATGACCTGAAAGTTGCAAATCAACACCTTCTTGAGCGTTCTCTTCATATTCAACAGGTTGGTGGTCCAATACTACAATATATTTCGATAAATCACTTTCATTAAGAATTTCATTCACATCAGTTCTATTGATTGAATCTTCCCATTCAGCATCACTTCTTCCAACTAAAACAAAGTCATTATTGATAGTGATTTTATCATCATTCAATATTTTAATTCTATTTTTCTCAATGGATTGATTTAGGTCACTATCGGTGAATGTCCTATTTCCATTTTCATAGTCTGAAGTATATGGTTGCCTATCATGGTTTCCAAAGATGTAATATGTTCCATATGTTGAATTGATTTTTCCTAATTCTTCGAATATTTCTTGCATACTGTCTTTCGTAGTTCTTTCATCAACAATGTCTCCCCCTAAAAGAACAATATCTGGTTTTAAATTATTCATTTTTAAAATGC
Proteins encoded in this window:
- the aroA gene encoding 3-phosphoshikimate 1-carboxyvinyltransferase, translated to MILKVKNISEIGGVVKAPPSKSYSHRAIILAALSKGTSKLYDMLYSEDTLASIRVCKALGAKINKNDNYLEVTGTGGKLHNYSENPIDLANSGTTLRLMTSVSALSDNEVILTGDDSLKTRPMGLLMNALEPLGVKTKSLNDNDKAPILIKPGYGGGETNIMGNVSSQFISSIIISSPLSKNGVTLYVLPEFKSKPYVNMTLDIMRKFGVRTLSGYYLKHDECDKQHQGCRIDEFKVKKQSYLACDYTVEGDYSSASYLLALIAINGGKAKIKNLFRDSKQGDKYILEILQNMGATIIRGEDYVEIASNGDLKAIDVDLSNAPDLLITVAVLAAMAQGTTNITGVAHARVKETDRIDTTCRELEKLGCVLEEHEDGMTITGGVESGVVDSHGDHRLAMAFSLIGLKHDIKITDGEVFDVSFPNFIESMAELGFELELENE
- the nth gene encoding endonuclease III, which codes for MNKEERVIELINQLENTFEIRTFLDHDPYKVLVRTILSQRTRDENTDQATNNLFEKYPDIYAVVDAPIDDVKELIRPAGFYNVKAARIQEVSQILIDQYGGEVPDTVDELVKLPGVGRKTANCVMVFAFELPAIPVDTHVHRISNRLGLVDTKDPEDTEVELCKIAPEDLWIKLNDLMVQFGQNICKPIGPQCEICPCTEICDYYKYNI
- the cysK gene encoding cysteine synthase A; translation: MANIPELKRGVLDSITDAIGNTPIVRLNNLTEGLEAEVDVKIESFNPTGSVKDRVAVAMIEDAEEKGSLKPGATIIEPTSGNTGIGLAFAAAAKGYKLILTMPDTMSIERRKFLSVLGAELVLTPGSEGMGGAIAKAKELNEETEGSIILGQFDNPANVKIHAETTAQEILRDTEGKVDIVIGGVGTGGTITGIGKVLKDAVPGVKIVAVEPKDSQTLGKGEKGPHKIQGIGAGFVPSIYDASVIDEIIPVENEDAGNTLLALAKEEGIFSGISSGAATWAALDLAKKEENKGKRIIAILPDNGERYLSVDWLFD
- the cysE gene encoding serine O-acetyltransferase; this encodes MFDGLRSEIQAVKDKDPAARSTLEIFLCYPGFYALIFHRVSHWLWNHSLKLLARMNSNLARFITGIEIHPGATFGKRVFIDHGMGVVVGETAIVGDDVLIYQGVILGGTSTEKTKRHPTIEDGVIIGAGAKVMGNITIGKYSKIGTGAVVLKDVPPESTCVGVPGRIVKHKGVRKKVDLDHDKLPDPVADALRTLEKHLQDNDKRFEILFEKHGICLTEDIRDEQEDLEDLFKK
- a CDS encoding transcriptional regulator — protein: MKPPCEIVVWYVIPAIRSELAKELLNLGMKQKDVSELMDITQPAVSQYITDKRGSGIKLDDNVRSMIHEFARELSEGEATKADLIPRTCKICKNVRTIDVLEQLDIDKSELGDDCKSCIGSELEAK
- the cysS gene encoding cysteine--tRNA ligase codes for the protein MDVYSTLTRSKEDFVTINKNRVNLFVCGPTVYDDAHIGHGRTYISFDTIKRYLEYSGYAVFYIQNITDIDDKIINRSKESGIPAHELARKFERRYIEDMNKLNVNGVNLFARATDHVDEILDQIQRLIDKGFAYETEDGVYFEIEKFPEFGKLSNRNIEELESHRDLADTTKKNPQDFALWKKREGVDEPTWPSPWGDGRPGWHIEDTAITEYYFGPQYDAHGGGLDLIFPHHEAEITQMEAVSGKAPMVKFWLHTGFLNVNGEKMSKSLNNFITIRELLKDYAPETFRFFVLSTHYRSPIDFSKDSLHQSEKSLDRIRKYYELLDVEVGDESYESDVLAHHKKEFFDSMDDDFNTPKAIASIFGLINDTKNELDSLSDDDKKAIKSFLDDAAHIFGVSFELEDVNAGSDDLLDLISEVRSELRANKQYDLSDKIRDSLQSLGYEIND
- a CDS encoding metallophosphoesterase gives rise to the protein MNLIHFFTLGFFPEYIVMGIILGILIGIYTLFRVKYALNDSNLSKNKQIIISSIIAILSFLFCLNIWSMGAILIFYLFISSLIADLIRIIQKYLIKEKHLNFIPIIHKKGLLAIIIFTIIILGSVYGMNHIELTEYNLTTDKIDNKSYSILFISDVHYGTVQNTQLVKDSILKMNNLKPDIVLLGGDIVDERTTKDSMQEIFEELGKINSTYGTYYIFGNHDRQPYTSDYENGNRTFTDSDLNQSIEKNRIKILNDDKITINNDFVLVGRSDAEWEDSINRTDVNEILNESDLSKYIVVLDHQPVEYEENAQEGVDLQLSGHTHGGQVFPYGMIYDLSGRLNYGEYEIKDMKQIVSSGLTGWGWPMRNEAKCEYVLININ